A window from Aminiphilus circumscriptus DSM 16581 encodes these proteins:
- a CDS encoding TetR/AcrR family transcriptional regulator: MGRTSDARERLLYAALDLIWTRTYDAVGVEAICQAAEVKKGSFYHFFASKEDLAAQALEEHWEHSLPAMRRIFAAEKDPLERLFDYFDQVRRLNVERRAGGGCICGCPYLHVGAEMVQGSERITRTVHRILAGHFAFFRQAISDARDAAKIDSGADVALLARAVFALFEGTLVLARVHNDLAYLDDLIPGTKRILGVTT; this comes from the coding sequence GTGGGACGAACGAGCGATGCACGAGAACGCCTGCTGTATGCGGCGCTGGATCTTATCTGGACCCGGACCTACGACGCCGTGGGTGTGGAGGCCATCTGTCAGGCCGCGGAGGTCAAAAAGGGCAGCTTCTACCATTTCTTCGCCTCCAAGGAGGATCTGGCCGCCCAGGCGCTAGAGGAACACTGGGAGCACTCTCTTCCCGCCATGCGCCGCATCTTCGCCGCCGAAAAAGACCCCCTGGAGCGCCTCTTCGACTATTTCGACCAGGTCCGTCGCCTCAACGTGGAACGCCGCGCCGGAGGAGGATGCATCTGCGGCTGCCCCTACCTGCACGTGGGAGCCGAGATGGTCCAGGGAAGCGAGCGGATCACGCGCACGGTCCACCGGATCCTCGCGGGGCATTTCGCCTTTTTCCGCCAGGCGATCTCGGACGCCCGCGACGCGGCAAAGATCGACTCCGGCGCGGATGTGGCGCTTTTGGCCCGCGCGGTCTTCGCCCTCTTCGAGGGAACGCTCGTCCTGGCGCGGGTGCACAACGACCTTGCGTACCTGGACGACCTGATTCCCGGAACGAAGCGGATTTTGGGTGTGACGACCTAG
- a CDS encoding flavin reductase family protein: protein MEKSDMGKSDMDKSRMEKINVGNNPFLLPQPQVLVGAMLGDRVNFQAVAWVSRVNARPAYMAVALGDHATRDGVVANGEFSINIPSVDLVAETDLMGLVSGRQVDKSAFFEVFYGSLSKAPLIRQCPVAMECRVVKTVELPADLLFIGEVIGTWTEERYLTNGMPDVTKVRPFVLTMPDNAYWAVGEKVGKAWHDGLPLRERLTSLL from the coding sequence ATGGAGAAGAGTGACATGGGAAAGAGCGACATGGACAAGAGCCGCATGGAAAAGATCAACGTGGGAAACAATCCGTTTCTGCTGCCCCAGCCACAGGTTCTGGTGGGGGCGATGCTCGGTGACCGGGTGAACTTTCAGGCCGTGGCCTGGGTCAGCCGGGTCAACGCAAGACCGGCGTACATGGCCGTCGCCCTGGGAGACCACGCCACACGGGACGGCGTTGTCGCCAACGGAGAGTTCAGCATCAACATTCCCTCCGTGGATCTGGTGGCGGAGACGGACCTCATGGGCCTCGTGAGCGGTCGCCAGGTGGACAAATCCGCATTTTTCGAGGTGTTCTACGGTTCCCTGAGCAAGGCGCCCCTGATCCGGCAGTGCCCGGTGGCCATGGAGTGCCGCGTCGTGAAGACCGTGGAACTGCCCGCGGACCTGCTCTTCATCGGTGAGGTGATCGGCACCTGGACGGAAGAGCGCTATCTCACGAACGGTATGCCCGACGTCACGAAGGTGCGTCCTTTCGTGCTCACCATGCCGGACAATGCCTACTGGGCGGTGGGCGAGAAGGTGGGCAAGGCCTGGCACGACGGCCTGCCCCTCCGGGAACGGCTCACGTCGCTGCTCTGA
- a CDS encoding flavodoxin family protein gives MKLLAVNGSPRKNWNTATLLGKVCEGAASVGAETDLVHLYDLDYKGCTSCFACKTKGMPRKGRCAMRDGLTPLLDAAWAADALVLGSPVYLGGMTGEMRSFFERLVFPALVYSDPPRSLFPRRIPTAVLYTLGATEEQSRQAGFETAMELSRMLLEMFLGKAELLCSYDTLQFSDYSKMDAERFDPEAKAARRREVFPRDCDKAFELGRRLVSAP, from the coding sequence ATGAAGCTGCTCGCCGTGAACGGCAGTCCGAGAAAGAACTGGAACACCGCGACGCTCCTCGGCAAGGTCTGCGAGGGGGCGGCGTCGGTGGGTGCTGAAACCGACCTGGTGCATCTCTACGATCTGGACTACAAGGGGTGCACGAGTTGTTTCGCCTGCAAGACCAAGGGAATGCCCCGGAAGGGACGGTGCGCCATGCGGGACGGCCTGACCCCGCTGCTTGATGCGGCGTGGGCGGCGGATGCCCTTGTGTTGGGCTCCCCCGTCTATCTCGGAGGAATGACCGGGGAGATGCGCTCCTTCTTCGAGCGCCTCGTGTTTCCTGCGCTGGTCTACTCCGATCCGCCCCGGTCGCTCTTTCCGAGGCGGATTCCGACGGCCGTGCTCTACACGCTGGGGGCCACGGAAGAGCAGAGTCGCCAGGCTGGCTTTGAGACGGCCATGGAACTCTCCCGGATGCTGCTGGAGATGTTTCTCGGCAAGGCGGAGCTGCTGTGCAGCTACGACACGCTCCAGTTTTCCGACTATTCGAAGATGGACGCGGAGCGCTTCGATCCCGAGGCGAAGGCGGCGCGGCGGCGGGAGGTCTTTCCCCGGGACTGCGACAAGGCCTTCGAGCTGGGCCGCCGTCTCGTCAGCGCTCCGTGA
- a CDS encoding double-cubane-cluster-containing anaerobic reductase — protein sequence MTTLQRTQHKGDKGDEGHAMGAPRHAPAALSKIPALREAKLLAVRDAKEAGVPVVGLYCTYSPRELVLAAGGIPVALCGYKQDPLPAASRDLPANLCPVVKTLYDLAATDTCPYFHFCDILFAQTTCDGRKKAYEFMGRLKPLHIMDLPQLPDAPHALPLWRGELERLKQFLETHTGRTITEEALRDAARATNREMRLLKRLFDANRRIPAPLSGRNLLEVMSVTAYSDVRGMGLALAEELLAEIDADTSGKFRGAPASAPRVLLTGVPVGIETGKVIELVEDGGGAVVAMENCGGYKVVDYLADEEDPRDMLTVLAEKYLRIPCSVMSPNTRRLELLGRMARDFAVQGVIDLTWQSCHTYNIESTAVGTFVRETLGLPFLHIETDFSPSDRENLRTRIEAFLEIL from the coding sequence ATGACGACACTCCAGCGCACACAGCACAAGGGCGACAAGGGCGACGAAGGGCACGCCATGGGAGCGCCACGGCACGCCCCCGCGGCGCTGTCGAAGATTCCGGCGCTCCGGGAGGCGAAACTCCTCGCCGTGCGGGACGCCAAGGAAGCGGGCGTTCCCGTGGTGGGGCTCTACTGCACCTACAGCCCCCGGGAACTCGTTCTCGCCGCGGGGGGCATTCCCGTGGCGCTCTGCGGCTACAAGCAGGACCCACTTCCGGCGGCGAGCCGGGACCTGCCCGCCAATCTCTGCCCCGTGGTGAAGACGCTCTACGATCTGGCCGCCACGGACACCTGCCCCTACTTCCACTTCTGCGACATTCTCTTCGCCCAGACCACCTGCGACGGGCGGAAGAAGGCCTACGAATTCATGGGGCGCCTGAAACCGCTGCACATCATGGATCTTCCCCAGCTTCCCGACGCCCCCCACGCCCTCCCCCTCTGGCGGGGCGAGCTGGAGCGACTGAAGCAGTTCCTCGAAACCCACACGGGCAGAACCATCACCGAGGAGGCCCTGCGCGACGCCGCCCGGGCCACGAACCGGGAGATGCGCCTTCTGAAGCGCCTTTTCGACGCGAACCGGCGCATCCCCGCCCCCTTGAGCGGCAGGAATCTGCTGGAGGTGATGTCCGTCACCGCCTACAGCGACGTGCGAGGCATGGGGCTGGCCCTGGCGGAGGAGCTTCTGGCGGAGATCGACGCGGACACCTCCGGGAAATTCCGGGGCGCTCCGGCCTCCGCGCCCCGGGTGCTCCTCACGGGCGTGCCCGTGGGCATCGAGACCGGCAAGGTGATCGAACTCGTGGAGGACGGCGGCGGCGCTGTGGTGGCCATGGAGAACTGCGGCGGTTACAAGGTCGTGGACTATCTGGCCGACGAGGAGGACCCCCGGGACATGCTCACGGTCCTGGCGGAGAAATATCTGCGCATTCCCTGCTCGGTCATGAGCCCCAACACGCGGCGCCTGGAGCTTTTGGGACGCATGGCGAGGGACTTTGCCGTGCAGGGCGTGATTGATCTCACCTGGCAGTCCTGCCACACCTACAACATCGAGTCCACCGCCGTGGGGACCTTCGTGCGGGAGACGCTGGGGCTTCCCTTCCTGCACATCGAGACGGACTTCTCCCCCTCGGACCGGGAGAACCTGCGCACCCGCATCGAGGCGTTTCTGGAGATCCTCTGA
- a CDS encoding ABC transporter permease subunit has product MPFFGDSAAGGPPPAVSVPERDASEGNGGAHGGGNAGAGAGGSAAGRAGAWLAAHPMPLLFLVLCAVGIRLAGLSLPFVAEEVLTRLCRDTVLALALILPITAGMGLNFALPVGAMAAQGGLLIAACAGLSGGAAVGTALAVALPLAALLGALIGTVLNRVKGREMIVSIVIGLLGSNLYQLLCLGVPGRLIAVANPSVLLSKGSGLRNSVDLEFFRHILRNVGHVTVGGVSFSVGSLVVVLFFAAAVHWLLHSRFGLHARAVADDRDRAALCGIVPDRLRLQAMVLSTVLGACGQLIYIQDLSILNVYTGHLLSDIFAAAALLAGGATLRSATVGQAVLGVVLFHTLFVVSPMAGQNTLSNAAIGEYCRSFIAYGVIALAILLNRRKEGMSA; this is encoded by the coding sequence ATGCCTTTCTTCGGCGATAGCGCAGCGGGAGGACCGCCTCCGGCGGTTTCGGTTCCGGAACGGGATGCGAGCGAAGGAAACGGCGGCGCGCACGGCGGAGGAAACGCGGGAGCCGGAGCGGGCGGAAGCGCCGCGGGGCGGGCCGGGGCATGGCTCGCCGCCCATCCCATGCCGTTGCTCTTTCTGGTGCTCTGCGCCGTGGGAATCCGGCTGGCGGGACTGAGCCTTCCCTTCGTGGCGGAGGAGGTGCTCACCCGCCTCTGCCGTGACACGGTGCTCGCCCTCGCGCTCATTCTGCCCATCACGGCGGGCATGGGGCTGAACTTCGCCCTTCCCGTGGGGGCCATGGCGGCCCAGGGGGGGCTTTTGATCGCCGCCTGCGCGGGGCTGAGCGGAGGCGCGGCCGTGGGGACCGCCCTGGCGGTGGCGCTGCCCCTCGCGGCGCTTCTGGGGGCGCTCATCGGCACGGTGCTGAACCGGGTGAAGGGGCGGGAGATGATCGTCTCCATCGTCATCGGCCTGCTGGGGTCGAACCTGTACCAGTTGCTCTGCCTGGGCGTGCCGGGGCGGCTGATCGCCGTGGCGAATCCGTCGGTGCTCCTCTCCAAGGGAAGCGGACTGCGCAACTCCGTGGATCTTGAGTTCTTCCGGCACATTCTCCGGAACGTGGGACACGTGACGGTGGGAGGCGTCTCCTTCTCGGTGGGGTCGCTTGTGGTGGTGTTGTTCTTCGCGGCGGCGGTGCACTGGCTGCTCCATTCCCGCTTCGGCCTCCACGCCAGGGCCGTGGCGGACGACCGGGACCGGGCGGCCCTCTGCGGCATCGTTCCGGACCGGTTGCGCCTTCAGGCCATGGTGCTCTCCACCGTGCTCGGCGCCTGCGGGCAGCTCATTTACATTCAGGACCTGAGCATTCTCAACGTCTACACGGGGCATCTTCTGTCGGATATCTTCGCCGCCGCGGCGCTCCTAGCGGGGGGCGCCACGCTGCGCTCCGCCACGGTGGGGCAGGCCGTGCTGGGGGTAGTGCTCTTCCACACGCTCTTCGTGGTCTCCCCCATGGCGGGACAGAACACCCTGTCCAACGCGGCCATCGGCGAATACTGCCGCTCCTTCATCGCCTACGGCGTCATCGCCCTGGCGATCCTCCTGAATCGCAGAAAGGAAGGAATGTCCGCATGA
- a CDS encoding ABC transporter permease subunit — protein sequence MMRHISPPTRIMLVFLVVLLALALKAGIDPARLAGDALRKLGMSAVLVLSLVPMMRAGMGLNFGMPIGVSAGLLGMCLSMNARLTGAAGFAAALGGAVAVGSLFGYVYGRILNVAKGREEVAGVFLGYAFLPLMSVFWTLAPFSNRKMLYPVGGQGLRPRIGLDPFFAGVLDKGFDLTVGGVAVPLGLLLFAGVLLALVALFYATATGKTFSVVGENERYARILGISVEGRRIASALLSTVLAAVGICVYAQSYGFAELYESASVMTFPAVCALLVGGASRWRAGAANALLGVAIYQTMYLLSTPVANAYLASETTELFRMVVTNGVILYAFLRR from the coding sequence ATGATGCGGCACATCTCCCCGCCCACGAGGATCATGCTCGTTTTTCTTGTGGTGCTCTTGGCCCTGGCGCTGAAGGCGGGCATCGATCCGGCGAGGCTCGCCGGGGATGCGCTGCGCAAGCTCGGCATGAGCGCCGTGCTGGTGCTCTCCCTCGTTCCCATGATGCGGGCGGGCATGGGGCTCAACTTCGGCATGCCCATCGGCGTCTCCGCGGGGCTTCTGGGCATGTGCCTCTCCATGAACGCACGGCTGACCGGCGCGGCGGGCTTCGCGGCGGCCCTCGGCGGGGCCGTGGCGGTGGGAAGTCTCTTCGGCTATGTCTACGGGCGCATTCTCAACGTCGCCAAGGGGCGGGAGGAGGTGGCGGGGGTCTTTCTGGGCTACGCCTTTCTTCCTCTCATGTCCGTCTTCTGGACGCTCGCTCCCTTTTCGAACCGGAAGATGCTCTACCCCGTGGGAGGACAGGGGCTGCGCCCCCGCATCGGCCTCGATCCCTTCTTCGCGGGGGTGCTCGACAAGGGGTTCGACCTGACGGTGGGGGGCGTGGCGGTGCCGCTGGGGCTTTTGCTCTTCGCGGGGGTGCTGCTGGCGCTGGTGGCCCTTTTCTACGCCACGGCGACGGGAAAGACCTTCTCCGTGGTGGGGGAGAACGAGCGCTACGCCCGCATCCTGGGCATCTCCGTGGAGGGACGCCGCATCGCGTCGGCGCTCTTGTCCACCGTGCTCGCCGCCGTGGGCATCTGCGTCTACGCCCAAAGTTACGGCTTCGCCGAACTCTACGAGTCGGCGTCGGTCATGACCTTTCCCGCCGTGTGCGCCCTCCTCGTGGGCGGCGCCTCCAGATGGCGGGCCGGGGCGGCGAACGCCCTTCTCGGCGTGGCCATCTACCAAACCATGTACCTGCTCTCCACGCCCGTGGCGAACGCCTATCTCGCCTCGGAGACGACGGAGCTTTTCCGCATGGTCGTCACGAACGGAGTGATCCTCTATGCCTTTCTTCGGCGATAG
- a CDS encoding ATP-binding cassette domain-containing protein: METLLDISGLSKRYGDCEALRNVSFSLARGEIVALLGANGSGKSTLLHILSGHEVIFATGSWQGRIVLDGVPLSLRSPRDALRAGIGMVHQELSLLPGLSAAENLFLTRERTRTSLPGRLAFLDWVDRAAQREEGAAVLAELGIRAGTEVPVRRLSLPVRHLVEFARERSRGDLRLLLLDEPTSCLNRGDSDTVLDAVRTLAARGTGVLFVSHKISEAIALADRMVVLRDGEVAGIFSRRDADERTLVRAMFGGDLFAVAPHASRPDTEPGPDGCAAILPETCALKNPKHSGQRAHPEREGEEKGKGATIPAVPAGGKTAEEAPPVLAFENVTTATPDENLRNFCLAVRPGEILGVTSLLGQGKGAFSRFFSEEHMPFSGTLRLAGRTVTVRDASFRRHVAFLSEDRRRDSLLLERSVLENLTFPAYALAGRFRRMGPLGLFDRAEAERYAEEAVRRYGITCVSLNQPVRELSGGNQQKVAVAKAAGLSPTVLVVCEPTRGVDLRTKRALLEWFAELNREEGMTIVICSGEPEDLVGFCSRIAVLREGQVRRMLGRDADEAALLAAMEMDREADGDGAANGPECGGGLVGAVPGAPEARR, encoded by the coding sequence GTGGAGACACTGCTTGACATTTCCGGGCTCTCCAAGCGGTACGGAGACTGTGAGGCCCTGAGAAACGTCTCCTTCTCCCTCGCCCGGGGAGAGATCGTGGCGCTTCTCGGGGCCAACGGCTCAGGGAAAAGCACGCTGCTGCACATTCTCTCCGGACACGAGGTGATTTTCGCCACGGGGTCCTGGCAGGGGCGCATCGTCCTCGACGGTGTGCCCCTTTCGCTGCGTTCCCCCCGGGATGCGCTGCGGGCGGGCATCGGCATGGTGCACCAGGAACTCTCCCTGTTGCCGGGGCTTTCCGCGGCGGAAAATCTGTTCCTCACCCGGGAGCGGACCCGCACGTCTCTGCCGGGGCGCCTCGCCTTCCTCGACTGGGTGGACCGGGCGGCGCAACGGGAGGAGGGCGCGGCGGTCCTGGCGGAACTGGGCATCCGGGCCGGAACGGAAGTGCCCGTGCGACGTCTCTCCCTGCCGGTGCGGCACCTGGTGGAGTTCGCCCGGGAGCGCAGCCGGGGCGATCTGCGCCTGCTTCTGCTCGACGAGCCCACGTCGTGCCTGAACCGCGGCGACAGCGACACCGTGCTCGACGCGGTGCGGACCCTCGCGGCCCGGGGAACGGGGGTGCTCTTCGTCTCCCACAAGATCTCCGAGGCAATCGCCCTGGCGGACCGCATGGTGGTGCTCCGGGACGGGGAAGTGGCGGGGATCTTCTCCCGGAGGGACGCGGACGAGCGCACGCTTGTGCGGGCCATGTTCGGCGGGGACCTTTTCGCCGTGGCGCCGCACGCCTCCAGGCCCGACACCGAACCCGGACCCGACGGATGCGCGGCGATCCTCCCGGAGACATGCGCCCTGAAGAACCCGAAGCATTCGGGACAGAGGGCACATCCGGAGAGAGAAGGAGAAGAAAAAGGGAAGGGCGCAACCATCCCGGCGGTTCCGGCGGGCGGAAAAACGGCGGAGGAAGCCCCGCCGGTGCTGGCCTTCGAGAACGTGACCACCGCAACGCCGGACGAGAACCTCCGAAACTTCTGCCTTGCGGTCCGACCCGGGGAGATCCTGGGCGTCACGAGCCTCCTCGGTCAGGGCAAGGGGGCCTTTTCGCGCTTCTTCTCGGAGGAGCACATGCCTTTTTCGGGAACGCTCCGCCTCGCGGGGCGCACCGTGACGGTGCGGGACGCGTCGTTCCGGCGACACGTTGCCTTTCTCTCCGAGGACCGCCGCCGGGACAGTCTGCTTCTGGAGCGGAGCGTGCTGGAGAATCTCACGTTTCCCGCCTACGCGCTGGCGGGGCGCTTTCGTCGCATGGGGCCGCTGGGGCTCTTCGACCGCGCCGAGGCGGAGCGCTACGCCGAGGAAGCGGTGCGGCGCTACGGCATCACCTGCGTCTCCCTGAACCAGCCCGTGCGGGAGCTCTCGGGCGGAAACCAGCAGAAGGTGGCGGTGGCGAAGGCGGCGGGGCTCTCTCCGACGGTGCTGGTGGTGTGCGAGCCCACACGGGGAGTGGATCTGCGGACCAAGCGGGCTCTTCTGGAGTGGTTCGCGGAGCTGAACCGCGAGGAGGGCATGACCATCGTCATCTGCTCCGGCGAGCCCGAGGACCTTGTGGGCTTCTGTTCCCGCATCGCCGTGCTCCGGGAGGGACAGGTGCGGCGGATGCTCGGCCGAGACGCGGACGAGGCGGCGCTCCTCGCCGCGATGGAGATGGACCGGGAGGCGGACGGGGACGGCGCGGCGAACGGGCCGGAGTGCGGCGGAGGTCTCGTCGGAGCCGTGCCCGGCGCACCGGAGGCAAGGCGATGA
- a CDS encoding DUF3798 domain-containing protein yields MFRKCLALVLAVLLSGGGMSFAAPSCCGPAFAAEPFRIAIMTPTLSSSEDEFRAGQNMAKKYPDIVKHITHPDNFNAEIETTISQIVSLADDPQMKAIVIASGGSGFLPAIQKVKEKRPDILFITAPIWDDPVLMSKHIDLCLDTDWIRRGETIVRKAQKMGAKTFIHYSFPTHLAKEVISMRKSMMEKTCAELGMTFVEVITPDPQAGDGVAAMQQFLREDLPRQIALYGKDTNVFGSNCPMYDVIIDEAIKQGFIVAEQCCPTPTQAFPTVMGLEIEPEDQGNFEKINAMIREYAAAHGMTGRLAGWPIPVTIYLPEFAVEVAKRMIEDPSFKATDAKELEAFGKSLFGVGAEFNHYQDMPNYLVMIMESIIY; encoded by the coding sequence GTGTTTCGCAAGTGTCTGGCTCTCGTGCTCGCGGTTCTTCTGTCCGGCGGAGGTATGTCTTTCGCCGCACCTTCCTGTTGTGGCCCCGCCTTTGCGGCGGAACCCTTCCGCATCGCCATCATGACCCCCACGCTCTCCTCCAGCGAGGACGAGTTCCGGGCCGGGCAGAACATGGCGAAGAAGTACCCCGATATCGTGAAGCACATCACGCATCCGGACAATTTCAACGCCGAGATCGAGACCACCATCAGCCAGATCGTCTCCCTGGCGGACGATCCGCAGATGAAGGCCATCGTCATCGCCTCCGGCGGATCGGGCTTTCTCCCGGCCATCCAGAAGGTGAAGGAGAAGCGCCCGGACATTCTCTTCATCACCGCTCCCATCTGGGACGACCCGGTGCTCATGAGCAAACACATTGATCTCTGCCTGGACACGGACTGGATCCGCCGGGGGGAGACCATCGTGCGCAAGGCCCAGAAGATGGGGGCCAAGACGTTCATCCACTACTCCTTCCCCACGCACCTCGCGAAGGAAGTCATCTCCATGCGCAAGAGCATGATGGAGAAGACCTGCGCCGAGCTGGGCATGACCTTCGTGGAGGTCATCACGCCGGACCCGCAGGCCGGTGACGGCGTGGCGGCCATGCAGCAGTTCCTGCGGGAGGACCTGCCCCGACAGATCGCCCTCTACGGCAAGGACACGAATGTCTTCGGCTCCAACTGCCCCATGTACGACGTGATCATCGACGAGGCCATCAAGCAGGGCTTCATCGTGGCGGAGCAGTGCTGCCCCACGCCCACCCAGGCGTTTCCCACGGTGATGGGGCTCGAGATCGAGCCGGAGGACCAGGGAAATTTCGAGAAGATCAACGCCATGATCCGGGAGTACGCGGCGGCCCACGGCATGACGGGGCGCCTTGCGGGATGGCCCATTCCGGTGACGATCTACCTGCCGGAGTTCGCCGTGGAGGTGGCGAAGCGCATGATCGAGGATCCCTCCTTCAAGGCGACGGACGCCAAGGAACTCGAGGCCTTCGGGAAGTCCCTCTTCGGCGTGGGCGCGGAGTTCAACCACTATCAGGACATGCCGAACTATCTCGTGATGATCATGGAATCCATCATCTACTAA